A genomic segment from Limosilactobacillus sp. encodes:
- the brxC gene encoding BREX system P-loop protein BrxC produces MIIKDIFAKDINRNIRGVIKIGQEAETIKKQELEEYVVTDELQSHFKRFFSAYVNSINRPTDATGVWISGFFGSGKSHFLKILSYLLDNSTVAGKRPIDYFRDDSKIKDPDTIQLIEQSEQVPTDVVLFNIDAKADANAAADKSAILTVFLRVFNEKLGYDSNPSVANLERWLDDHGQYQAFKDAFYKASGSHWVDVRNSFSFIKNSVKEALVQSGSMTEGNAADYLSNMGNFTINPEEFAGMVKKYLDKKGNNHHIIFLADEVGQFIGDNGDRMLNLQTIVEQLQTQCAGQAWVVVTSQQQIDEVTANFTNQKREDLSKIQGRFNTMINMSSANANEVIQKRLLAKKPTASDQLAAIFEENHYNINNKINFSDQVSRKKYADDNDFITNYPFIPYQFDLLKEVLGAVRKHGAEGKHMSDGERSLLATFQAATVTYEDDKVGRLVPFSAFFRGMYEFLSHDHQVVFTNAEGNDAVCPNSNHDTLAMQVLEVLFMVKYLDNFPATLENITTLLIDGIFTDREDLTSKVKKALELLISQKYVQLNVETYEFLTDKEQDVNEAINSYEVDDTYIINKIGGYLIGDKYLSDRYVPKHMGNQYVFNFNIYIDGSAYGRSNNNQSLRIVTPLNPAGEEQYRMTAQSGSTVVLVLPDNNSYISNFRRVGQIEQYIQKSAGNLDNQEGAIRLGKMDERKKLEKAADEALLNDLNTSTIYVINDVLDDNTDITSRLNDAYQEVIDSSYRNLSYLTAIKDEKDVLHLLKGTGEEANTIIDDNQQAVQAVIDYLMMKTNQGMQALSMENIRDHFNDIPFGYNDEDIAWLVAKAFKDGKVKLAFNNAPISIGDAVNNAQLITSYLTKKQQVRKLTLQIVREVSEKQRKAARDFVKDILHKRSILANNNSTEQLAAKIVTTTEEKINELNGFDAFPQGPGKALIDQGVELLKPIANSGNNSERTYGLIDKHLDELEDWLEDMDDNGISDFYHSDTQKSVWRRSLDYMDRYNLAKGFIDSDNAVHKTAQTIKESLKKQNISRVIPQLEALNQDFATQFNDLVDKLYCQYQDKSENYSQLLEQRLADANFPEQTANKLQQRIQDTISRDNQIAEQKSNDGKYTELNDQIQLLKRDADQLQREIDETSQQIARDLRRKQELAEQATKHDSSERPHPVESISHEVVHTKRVKTIKISDLEGQAWRITSDSDLDSYINQLKQSLQREIDLNDIVNVDFK; encoded by the coding sequence ATGATTATTAAAGATATTTTTGCAAAAGACATTAATCGAAATATTCGTGGGGTCATTAAGATTGGCCAAGAAGCTGAAACCATAAAAAAACAAGAGCTCGAAGAATACGTGGTAACTGATGAACTTCAGTCTCACTTTAAAAGATTCTTTTCAGCTTATGTTAATAGTATTAATCGGCCAACTGATGCAACTGGTGTTTGGATTAGCGGTTTCTTTGGATCCGGTAAATCTCATTTCCTTAAGATCTTGTCTTACCTACTAGACAATTCTACGGTGGCTGGGAAGCGCCCAATTGATTATTTCAGGGATGATAGCAAAATTAAGGATCCAGACACTATCCAGCTAATTGAACAATCAGAGCAAGTTCCGACCGATGTTGTCTTATTTAACATTGATGCTAAAGCGGATGCTAATGCAGCAGCAGATAAGTCGGCTATTCTCACTGTTTTTCTTCGAGTCTTTAATGAAAAACTGGGATATGATTCTAATCCGTCTGTGGCTAACCTAGAACGTTGGCTAGATGATCATGGTCAGTATCAGGCATTTAAGGACGCCTTTTACAAAGCTTCTGGCAGTCACTGGGTTGATGTTCGTAATAGTTTTAGTTTTATCAAAAATAGTGTTAAAGAAGCCTTAGTGCAATCCGGATCGATGACTGAAGGGAATGCTGCCGATTATTTATCTAACATGGGAAACTTCACGATTAATCCTGAAGAGTTTGCGGGAATGGTTAAGAAGTACCTTGATAAGAAGGGCAATAATCATCATATTATCTTTTTGGCCGATGAAGTAGGACAGTTCATCGGCGATAATGGAGACCGGATGTTAAACCTACAAACCATTGTCGAACAACTTCAAACACAATGTGCTGGTCAAGCATGGGTTGTAGTAACTTCCCAGCAACAAATTGATGAGGTTACCGCTAACTTTACTAATCAAAAGCGTGAAGACCTTTCAAAGATTCAGGGACGTTTTAATACAATGATTAACATGTCATCCGCTAATGCCAATGAAGTTATTCAGAAACGATTATTAGCTAAGAAGCCAACGGCAAGTGATCAGTTAGCAGCTATTTTTGAAGAAAATCATTACAACATTAATAATAAGATTAATTTTAGTGATCAGGTCAGTCGTAAGAAATATGCAGACGATAATGACTTTATTACGAATTATCCGTTCATCCCCTATCAGTTTGACCTTCTTAAGGAGGTATTAGGAGCAGTCAGAAAACATGGGGCAGAAGGTAAGCATATGTCAGATGGCGAGCGTTCTTTGCTTGCTACTTTTCAGGCAGCAACAGTTACCTATGAAGATGATAAAGTTGGTCGTTTAGTGCCCTTTTCTGCTTTTTTTAGGGGAATGTATGAATTCTTAAGTCATGATCATCAAGTAGTATTTACCAATGCTGAGGGTAACGATGCCGTTTGCCCAAATAGTAATCATGATACTTTAGCTATGCAAGTTCTTGAAGTTCTGTTCATGGTTAAATATCTTGATAATTTCCCCGCAACATTGGAAAACATTACCACGTTATTGATTGATGGGATTTTTACTGATCGTGAAGACCTAACGTCTAAGGTAAAAAAGGCATTGGAACTTTTGATTTCTCAAAAATACGTTCAGTTGAATGTCGAAACATATGAATTTTTAACTGATAAAGAACAGGATGTCAACGAAGCAATTAATAGTTACGAAGTTGATGATACCTACATCATTAATAAGATTGGTGGATATCTAATTGGTGACAAGTACCTGAGTGATCGTTATGTGCCGAAGCATATGGGTAACCAATATGTATTTAACTTTAATATTTATATTGATGGATCGGCATACGGGAGATCTAATAACAATCAAAGTTTACGGATCGTTACGCCGTTAAACCCAGCTGGCGAAGAGCAATATCGAATGACTGCTCAGAGTGGTAGTACGGTGGTTCTTGTTCTGCCAGACAACAACAGTTACATCTCTAATTTCCGCCGTGTTGGACAAATTGAACAATACATTCAAAAGTCTGCCGGAAACCTTGATAATCAAGAAGGTGCTATCCGTTTAGGTAAAATGGATGAGCGAAAGAAACTGGAGAAAGCTGCTGATGAAGCCCTTTTAAATGATTTAAACACTTCCACAATCTACGTCATAAATGACGTTCTGGATGATAATACTGATATTACAAGCAGGTTAAATGATGCTTATCAAGAAGTTATTGATTCTAGTTACCGCAACTTGAGTTATCTGACTGCAATTAAAGATGAAAAAGACGTACTTCACCTGTTAAAAGGTACCGGTGAAGAGGCAAATACGATAATTGATGACAATCAACAAGCGGTTCAGGCAGTGATTGATTACCTGATGATGAAAACTAATCAAGGGATGCAAGCACTGTCGATGGAAAACATCCGTGATCACTTTAATGACATTCCGTTTGGCTATAATGACGAAGATATTGCTTGGTTGGTAGCGAAGGCATTTAAAGACGGTAAGGTTAAATTAGCATTTAATAATGCTCCGATTTCTATTGGCGATGCAGTTAATAATGCTCAATTAATTACTAGCTACTTAACGAAAAAACAGCAAGTAAGAAAGTTGACCTTGCAAATTGTTCGGGAAGTTTCAGAAAAACAGAGGAAAGCTGCACGTGATTTTGTGAAGGATATTTTACACAAGCGTAGTATTCTTGCTAATAATAATTCAACTGAGCAGTTGGCAGCTAAAATTGTTACCACTACTGAAGAAAAAATCAATGAACTAAATGGCTTTGATGCCTTCCCTCAGGGCCCAGGGAAAGCCTTGATTGATCAGGGGGTAGAATTGTTAAAACCAATCGCCAATTCAGGTAATAATAGTGAACGAACATATGGCTTGATTGATAAACACCTAGATGAGTTAGAAGATTGGCTAGAAGACATGGATGATAATGGTATCTCTGATTTCTATCATTCTGATACTCAGAAATCGGTTTGGCGGAGATCGTTGGACTACATGGATAGATATAACCTAGCAAAGGGATTTATTGATTCTGATAATGCTGTTCATAAAACTGCACAAACCATTAAGGAAAGCCTTAAGAAGCAAAATATTAGTCGGGTCATTCCTCAACTAGAAGCCTTGAATCAGGATTTTGCTACCCAATTTAATGATTTAGTTGATAAGTTGTATTGTCAATACCAGGACAAGAGTGAAAATTACTCGCAATTACTGGAACAACGCTTAGCAGACGCTAATTTCCCAGAGCAAACTGCTAACAAACTTCAGCAGCGGATTCAGGATACAATTTCAAGAGATAACCAAATTGCTGAACAAAAGAGTAATGATGGCAAGTACACTGAATTAAATGACCAAATCCAGTTGCTGAAACGTGATGCCGATCAGCTACAACGGGAAATTGATGAAACTAGTCAACAAATTGCTCGAGATTTACGCCGTAAGCAAGAATTGGCAGAACAAGCAACGAAACATGATTCTAGTGAGCGGCCTCATCCGGTTGAAAGCATCTCCCATGAAGTAGTTCATACTAAACGGGTAAAGACAATTAAGATTAGTGATCTTGAAGGACAAGCATGGCGAATTACTAGTGATAGTGATTTGGATAGCTATATTAACCAGTTGAAGCAGTCCTTACAACGTGAAATAGATTTAAACGATATTGTGAATGTTGATTTTAAGTAG
- a CDS encoding IS30 family transposase, with the protein MSTTILSFQNRVVIETLHNEGRSLRYIANYLGFSKTTIFNELHRLNSEYQAELAQTDFEQKVSQRGRKSSLTKNLKHLVEEKIQVQKWSPEQVAHVVGIAYKTVYNWIDQGWLDVQLPDLPDHGIRRHRAKEKRGTFSHGRSIEERPHKVETRQEFGHFEADTVLSGKRKGQAVATFVERKSRLTIVKRLHGRDSQSMTQAVLELASQLQDKLKTLTVDHGKEFANYQTIERQTGTPVYFAHAYSPHERGSNENRNRVLRRFIPKGQAIEELSDRQLVQINWYLNSRPLKCLNWRTPIEIFLLNLRH; encoded by the coding sequence ATGAGCACCACTATTTTATCATTCCAGAACCGTGTTGTCATTGAAACACTTCATAATGAAGGACGTTCCTTGCGATACATCGCTAACTACTTAGGCTTTAGTAAGACCACCATCTTTAACGAACTTCACCGGCTAAATAGTGAGTACCAGGCTGAGCTAGCGCAAACTGACTTTGAACAAAAGGTTAGTCAACGGGGGCGGAAGTCTTCGCTCACTAAAAACCTTAAACACTTGGTCGAGGAAAAGATTCAAGTCCAGAAGTGGTCCCCTGAACAAGTTGCCCATGTGGTTGGGATTGCCTACAAGACGGTCTATAACTGGATTGATCAAGGCTGGCTTGATGTACAGCTACCCGATTTGCCTGATCATGGAATTCGTCGTCATCGTGCTAAAGAAAAGCGTGGTACGTTCAGTCACGGCCGCTCCATTGAGGAGCGTCCTCATAAAGTCGAAACTCGCCAGGAGTTCGGCCACTTTGAAGCTGATACCGTACTTTCTGGCAAACGTAAAGGTCAAGCTGTGGCTACTTTTGTGGAGCGTAAGAGTCGCCTGACAATTGTTAAACGGCTCCATGGCCGCGACAGTCAGTCTATGACTCAAGCCGTACTTGAACTAGCTAGTCAACTTCAAGACAAGCTCAAGACGCTGACCGTGGATCATGGGAAAGAGTTCGCTAACTATCAGACAATTGAACGGCAAACTGGTACTCCGGTTTATTTTGCCCATGCTTATTCACCACATGAACGCGGTAGTAATGAGAACCGTAACCGAGTTTTGCGACGATTTATTCCCAAGGGACAAGCTATTGAAGAGCTGAGCGATCGCCAGCTGGTTCAAATCAATTGGTATCTGAATTCCCGGCCACTTAAATGTCTTAACTGGCGCACACCAATCGAGATCTTCCTGCTTAATTTACGTCATTAA
- a CDS encoding DUF1788 domain-containing protein → MGEDEQLHFEKLIQKIQEPDFQRNQGLSNEVGYYIYPYNVADTPKVRANLDDLTKSETAMKINLKVFDLYDIMLDSIHKLKGIADDDPFRILAKMEKQSGIDQVAQQINNLMRMDENHNDVVRYVQDHIDDQHCVIFITGVGKVYPLIRAHKVLNTMHQVLDKNPVVMFYPGKYNEQNLQIFVEANDQNYYRAFSI, encoded by the coding sequence ATGGGTGAAGATGAGCAATTACATTTTGAAAAATTGATTCAGAAAATTCAAGAACCTGATTTTCAACGTAATCAAGGGTTGTCAAATGAAGTTGGGTACTATATTTACCCGTACAATGTTGCAGATACACCTAAAGTGCGTGCAAATTTAGATGACCTTACTAAGTCTGAAACAGCAATGAAAATTAACCTAAAAGTATTTGATTTGTATGACATTATGCTGGATAGCATTCACAAATTAAAAGGGATAGCAGATGATGACCCATTTCGGATTTTAGCTAAAATGGAAAAGCAAAGCGGAATCGATCAAGTAGCTCAGCAAATTAATAACTTGATGCGAATGGATGAAAACCATAATGATGTTGTTAGGTATGTCCAGGATCACATTGATGATCAGCATTGTGTGATTTTCATAACTGGTGTTGGGAAGGTTTACCCGCTGATTAGAGCGCACAAAGTGTTAAATACAATGCATCAAGTGTTGGATAAAAATCCAGTTGTGATGTTTTATCCCGGTAAGTATAATGAACAAAATTTACAAATTTTTGTTGAAGCTAACGACCAAAATTATTATCGTGCATTTTCAATTTAG
- a CDS encoding DUF1819 family protein, translating to MTQNYNAGITSYALWFSEFKLGVSMYQEGNTLDDIKQASDNNNVFEMPSRDRAKRASRNLTKRLKALPENIINQFEFLDVNNQKLVALLSMMLTNRLLNEFVYEVYRNEIILGDKVLEEREMIEFITRKQMESEQIAKWTNETSKRVRGSLKTILRDAGLLKREKNIDIVLQPFIDLHLAKLMKQDHLNKELTALGGQG from the coding sequence ATGACACAAAATTACAATGCAGGAATAACCTCATATGCGTTGTGGTTCAGTGAATTTAAATTAGGTGTTTCTATGTATCAAGAAGGTAACACACTTGATGATATTAAACAGGCTAGCGATAATAACAATGTCTTTGAAATGCCATCACGTGATCGTGCTAAACGAGCATCACGAAATTTAACTAAACGCTTAAAGGCTCTACCTGAAAATATAATTAATCAGTTTGAATTTTTGGATGTCAACAATCAAAAACTAGTAGCTTTGTTATCGATGATGTTAACTAATCGATTACTAAATGAGTTTGTTTATGAGGTTTACCGCAATGAGATTATTCTTGGAGACAAGGTCCTGGAAGAACGTGAAATGATTGAGTTCATAACTAGAAAACAAATGGAAAGTGAACAAATTGCTAAGTGGACAAATGAAACATCCAAAAGGGTTCGAGGTAGCTTAAAAACTATTTTACGTGATGCAGGATTGCTAAAACGTGAAAAGAATATTGATATTGTCCTTCAACCATTTATTGATCTTCACCTAGCTAAATTAATGAAGCAAGACCACTTAAATAAGGAGTTAACCGCATTAGGAGGGCAAGGCTGA